The following are from one region of the Paenibacillus sabinae T27 genome:
- the spoIIIAE gene encoding stage III sporulation protein AE, with the protein MNKRGIFRPPKLKVALLIVCLVFIGWSRAAASSPVETGTPADQSGAYVGQAGSAAGYADTDTEGHGAATGPPGGAQTGQSETPVDQWVKSQVDNLPKDGVEKYWNQLMKDYGGFFPDGATPSLMDMLLPGGQGLSLKNVLSGLLSYMWHEVLYNGKLLVTIVMISVLSMILETLQTAFERKAVSKVAYALCFMVVMVIAVNSFNIAIGYAKDAIDRMIDFMMAMIPLLFALLASMGNVVTVSVTHPLIVFMIHTVGTLIHTMVFPLLFFSAVLHLVSSISDKYKLTQLANLLRNIGTGVLGVLLTVFLGVISVRGITSSVTDGVTLRAAKYVTGNFVPVIGKLFADATDTVISASLLVKNAIGLSGVIIILFLCAFPAIKILVLALIYNVAGAVMQPLGDTPIVSCLQTIGKSMIYVFAALAAVSLMFFLAVTILLTAGNVTVMMR; encoded by the coding sequence ATGAACAAGCGTGGCATTTTCCGACCGCCCAAACTAAAAGTCGCGCTGCTGATTGTCTGTCTCGTGTTCATCGGATGGAGCCGGGCGGCCGCTTCTTCGCCAGTTGAGACTGGAACGCCTGCGGACCAATCGGGTGCTTATGTCGGCCAAGCCGGCAGTGCCGCGGGTTACGCCGATACGGACACAGAGGGGCACGGCGCGGCCACGGGACCACCCGGCGGGGCGCAGACCGGTCAGAGCGAAACGCCGGTGGACCAATGGGTAAAGAGCCAAGTCGATAACTTGCCCAAAGATGGAGTCGAGAAATACTGGAATCAACTGATGAAGGATTACGGCGGTTTTTTTCCGGACGGTGCCACTCCCTCGCTCATGGATATGCTGCTTCCCGGGGGTCAGGGGCTAAGCTTGAAAAATGTGCTGTCCGGCCTCCTATCGTACATGTGGCATGAAGTGCTCTACAACGGCAAGCTGCTTGTCACAATTGTCATGATCAGCGTGCTGAGCATGATTCTGGAGACGCTCCAGACAGCGTTTGAACGTAAGGCGGTCAGCAAGGTGGCCTACGCTCTATGCTTCATGGTGGTGATGGTAATTGCGGTCAACAGCTTTAACATCGCCATCGGCTATGCCAAGGACGCTATCGACCGGATGATCGACTTCATGATGGCGATGATCCCGCTTCTGTTCGCGCTGCTCGCGTCCATGGGCAATGTGGTGACCGTCTCGGTGACCCATCCTCTAATCGTGTTCATGATTCATACGGTCGGCACGCTGATTCACACCATGGTGTTCCCGCTGTTGTTCTTCTCAGCGGTTCTGCATCTGGTCAGTTCCATCTCGGACAAATACAAGCTGACCCAGCTTGCGAATCTTCTGCGGAATATCGGCACGGGAGTGCTGGGCGTTCTGCTTACCGTCTTTCTGGGCGTGATCTCCGTCAGGGGCATCACAAGCTCGGTTACGGACGGAGTCACGCTCAGGGCAGCCAAATACGTTACCGGCAATTTCGTACCCGTTATCGGCAAATTGTTCGCGGACGCCACCGATACCGTCATCTCGGCTTCGCTGCTGGTGAAGAACGCCATCGGGCTGTCCGGCGTCATTATCATCCTGTTCCTGTGCGCGTTTCCGGCAATCAAAATCCTCGTGCTGGCCCTCATTTATAATGTGGCCGGAGCCGTAATGCAGCCGCTGGGCGACACGCCGATCGTCTCCTGCCTGCAGACGATCGGAAAGAGCATGATTTATGTATTCGCGGCTTTGGCGGCCGTATCACTCATGTTTTTTCTGGCCGTCACCATTCTGCTGACCGCCGGCAACGTTACGGTCATGATGAGATGA
- the spoIIIAB gene encoding stage III sporulation protein SpoIIIAB: MLKLLGAAMILLAATLAGFRRASQYADRPRQIRGLIAALQRLETEIMYGYTPLPEALKRIAVQTREPLRGLLVTAAEGMSPPQNLTAQEALDRAMKTHWRATAMKIPEQEVLRQLSCTLGTSDRSHQTNHIALALQQLKQEEISAREDQAKYEKVSKSLGLLLGALIVILIF, encoded by the coding sequence ATGCTTAAGCTTCTGGGAGCCGCGATGATCCTGCTCGCGGCCACGCTGGCCGGCTTCCGCAGAGCCAGCCAATATGCGGACCGGCCCCGCCAGATCCGCGGCCTGATCGCAGCGCTTCAGCGGCTGGAGACCGAGATTATGTACGGCTATACGCCGCTGCCGGAGGCGCTCAAACGAATCGCCGTACAGACAAGGGAGCCGCTGCGGGGATTGCTCGTCACGGCGGCTGAAGGAATGAGCCCGCCACAGAACCTGACCGCGCAGGAAGCGCTGGACCGGGCGATGAAAACGCACTGGAGGGCGACCGCGATGAAAATCCCGGAGCAGGAGGTTCTCCGGCAGCTCAGCTGCACTCTCGGCACCAGCGACCGAAGCCATCAGACGAATCATATCGCGCTGGCGCTACAGCAGTTGAAGCAGGAGGAAATATCGGCCCGCGAAGACCAGGCCAAGTACGAAAAGGTAAGCAAAAGTCTGGGACTTCTGCTGGGGGCGCTCATCGTCATTTTGATCTTTTAG
- a CDS encoding YitT family protein, whose translation MHTRHPEMSIRFESLTKTAREVATVVISALLVAVGLKLFLIPHQLLSGGVAGAASVIGYLTDPKYISLIYFGINLPILLWGFVAVGKKYIFLSMLCVACTTWFLTIIPQMKVTQDPILASIFGGVIIAGGHRFLPSGGRLVGRVRYSGVNHYA comes from the coding sequence ATGCACACCCGTCATCCTGAAATGTCTATCCGATTCGAAAGTCTAACCAAAACAGCCAGAGAAGTCGCCACAGTCGTTATATCTGCCCTTCTGGTCGCCGTCGGTCTCAAGCTCTTCCTTATCCCTCACCAGCTGCTTAGTGGAGGCGTAGCCGGAGCGGCGTCCGTCATCGGTTACTTGACCGATCCCAAGTATATTTCGCTAATCTACTTCGGTATCAATCTTCCTATTCTGCTCTGGGGGTTCGTTGCCGTTGGAAAAAAATATATTTTCCTCAGTATGCTCTGCGTCGCCTGCACGACATGGTTTTTGACGATTATTCCTCAGATGAAAGTAACCCAGGATCCGATTCTGGCCAGTATTTTCGGCGGGGTCATTATTGCGGGGGGGCATCGGTTTCTCCCTTCGGGCGGGCGGCTCGTCGGGCGGGTTCGATATTCTGGGGTCAATCATTACGCGTAA
- the spoIIIAC gene encoding stage III sporulation protein AC codes for MNIEVNAIFQIAGIGIIIAMIHTVLKQMGKEDIAHWVTVIGFVVVLFMVIRMLDGLLQEIKTIFLFQ; via the coding sequence ATGAACATTGAAGTCAACGCGATCTTTCAAATTGCCGGCATCGGCATCATTATCGCCATGATTCATACCGTTCTCAAGCAGATGGGCAAAGAAGATATTGCTCATTGGGTGACCGTTATCGGCTTCGTCGTCGTGCTGTTCATGGTCATCCGGATGCTGGACGGACTGCTGCAGGAAATCAAGACGATCTTTCTTTTTCAATAG
- a CDS encoding YqhV family protein — MDKYVSWMAILRLLSGSAEITAALIMLRLNQVDKALAVNSALALVGPTVLVLTTAIGLTGMAQNLSPSKLCWVAAGVTCLLIGILKK; from the coding sequence GTGGACAAGTATGTTAGCTGGATGGCCATTCTGCGCTTGCTGTCTGGTAGTGCTGAGATTACCGCCGCGCTCATTATGCTCAGGCTGAATCAGGTGGACAAGGCATTAGCGGTCAATTCGGCGCTGGCGCTGGTCGGTCCGACCGTGCTCGTTCTGACAACGGCCATCGGCCTTACGGGCATGGCGCAGAATCTCTCTCCGAGCAAGCTGTGCTGGGTGGCGGCCGGCGTAACGTGTCTCTTAATCGGTATTTTGAAGAAATGA
- the spoIIIAA gene encoding stage III sporulation protein AA, with product MALDWLQIFPEKVKAALSRLPLPLLETVEEIRIREGRPLEINYAGNYHFVDAAGRLTLEPEEAYKPNREDSHRMLDLISNHSLYTMEEELRKGFITIPGGHRIGLAGRTVLSSGSVGHLRDIGGFNVRIAREIPGVADRILPLLLDDSRRRVMHTLILSPPQHGKTTLLRDLARQISAGSAGDSRRRPGLKVGIVDERSEIAGSRKGVPSFDIGPRTDVLDGCPKAEGMMMMIRSLSPDVLIADEIGRPEDAEALTEALHAGITVLAAAHGREVSELALRPGLGPIIELGVFERYVILRRSAGELTFRVLDGRKRPLPASPGERKGGECHA from the coding sequence ATGGCTTTGGACTGGCTCCAAATATTTCCTGAAAAAGTGAAAGCCGCGCTTTCCCGGCTCCCGCTCCCGCTGCTTGAGACGGTGGAAGAAATCCGCATCAGGGAAGGGCGGCCGCTGGAAATCAATTATGCGGGGAATTACCACTTTGTAGACGCAGCCGGCAGGCTGACGCTGGAGCCGGAAGAAGCGTACAAGCCGAATCGGGAGGACAGCCACCGGATGCTTGACCTGATTAGTAATCATTCGCTCTATACGATGGAGGAAGAGCTTCGCAAGGGATTCATCACCATTCCGGGGGGACACCGCATCGGACTGGCCGGGCGGACGGTGCTGAGCAGCGGCAGCGTGGGCCATCTGCGGGATATCGGCGGATTCAACGTCCGGATTGCGCGCGAGATTCCCGGCGTCGCCGACCGAATTTTGCCGCTCCTGCTGGACGACAGCCGCCGCCGGGTCATGCATACGCTGATCCTGTCACCGCCCCAGCACGGCAAGACTACGCTGCTACGCGATCTTGCCCGGCAGATTTCCGCCGGGAGTGCGGGAGATTCCCGGCGTCGCCCCGGCCTTAAGGTAGGAATTGTGGACGAGCGTTCCGAAATCGCCGGAAGCCGAAAAGGGGTCCCTTCCTTTGATATCGGACCGCGCACCGATGTGCTGGACGGCTGTCCCAAGGCCGAGGGCATGATGATGATGATCCGCTCCCTTTCGCCGGATGTGCTGATCGCCGACGAGATCGGCCGGCCGGAGGACGCCGAGGCGCTGACCGAGGCGCTGCATGCCGGAATTACGGTTCTGGCGGCAGCTCACGGCCGCGAGGTGTCCGAGCTGGCACTAAGGCCCGGACTTGGCCCGATCATCGAACTGGGCGTGTTCGAAAGGTATGTCATCCTCCGCCGGTCTGCAGGCGAGCTGACCTTTCGGGTGCTGGACGGCCGCAAACGCCCGCTTCCGGCATCTCCGGGAGAACGCAAAGGAGGCGAATGCCATGCTTAA
- the spoIIIAD gene encoding stage III sporulation protein AD, with translation MEIIQIVGIGLMSTVLILVLKEQKPMFAFLLAAATGILIFLFLIGKIGGVISTLQRLAESSGMETVYLKTVFKIIGIAYIAEFGAQIVRDAGQESIASKIELAGKVLIMTLAVPIIGIIIETVMKLLPA, from the coding sequence ATGGAAATCATTCAAATCGTTGGAATCGGGCTGATGTCGACCGTGCTCATTCTGGTACTGAAAGAACAAAAGCCGATGTTCGCCTTCTTGCTGGCGGCCGCAACGGGCATCCTCATCTTCCTGTTTCTGATCGGCAAAATCGGCGGAGTAATCTCCACGCTGCAGAGGCTTGCGGAGTCATCGGGGATGGAGACCGTGTACCTGAAGACGGTATTCAAAATTATCGGAATCGCCTACATCGCGGAATTCGGGGCTCAGATCGTACGCGACGCGGGTCAGGAATCCATTGCCTCCAAAATTGAGCTGGCCGGCAAAGTGCTGATTATGACGCTGGCTGTGCCGATCATCGGCATCATTATTGAGACGGTTATGAAGCTGCTGCCGGCATAA
- the spoIIIAG gene encoding stage III sporulation protein AG — translation MGNWLKKLEQLIGGGAENPKRNHTFRWLIILGLLGVAIMLFNSFVNVKKLDSENTSREPPQNQSSQAAMQETADGSASSFDGIEREMENRMKGILEQIVGVGTVDIMVTVDSTEEVVVQRNMNDSQQLSDETDANGGKRHTTTYTRDGEIVTYSQSGDETPIITKRIKPQVRGVVIVAKGAENKVVRGLIEQAVQKALNVPSYRISVVPRKQE, via the coding sequence ATGGGCAACTGGCTGAAGAAGCTGGAACAGTTGATCGGAGGCGGAGCAGAGAACCCGAAGCGGAACCATACGTTCCGCTGGTTGATTATTCTGGGTTTGCTGGGCGTGGCGATCATGCTGTTCAATTCTTTTGTCAATGTGAAGAAGCTCGACAGCGAGAATACGAGTAGAGAGCCGCCCCAGAACCAGAGCTCGCAGGCGGCGATGCAGGAAACGGCAGATGGAAGTGCCAGCTCGTTTGACGGCATCGAACGGGAGATGGAGAACCGCATGAAGGGAATTTTGGAGCAAATCGTCGGAGTCGGCACGGTGGACATTATGGTTACCGTCGATTCCACCGAGGAGGTCGTCGTCCAGCGGAACATGAACGATTCCCAGCAGCTCAGCGATGAGACCGATGCGAACGGCGGCAAGCGCCACACAACCACGTACACCAGAGACGGCGAGATCGTCACTTACAGTCAATCCGGAGACGAGACGCCGATTATTACCAAACGAATCAAGCCTCAGGTCCGCGGCGTCGTTATTGTTGCCAAAGGAGCCGAGAACAAGGTGGTGAGGGGACTGATCGAGCAGGCGGTGCAAAAAGCGCTGAACGTGCCAAGCTACCGCATTTCCGTCGTGCCGCGCAAACAGGAATAG
- a CDS encoding M24 family metallopeptidase, producing MGNNRVSKLRKVVQDQGLDAILITSGINRRYLSGFTGSSGYVLITGDESYLLTDFRYMTQASEQSKGLKVVQHGPKFIDTVSELLPKGGQVRLGFEQDHVAYGSYASYAEALKTAAELVPVSQAVEKLRMIKDEDELAVMRRAADLADDTFRHILNVIKPGMTERDVDLEMEFYMRSHGATSSSFDTIVASGERSAMPHGVASEKVIQTNEFVTFDFGALLDGYCSDITRTIALGSPDPKLKEIYDIVLEAQLYALEHIKPGMTGKECDALSRDIITRYGYGEQFGHSLGHGLGMEVHEWPRLSKLSDDVLQPGMVVTVEPGIYVPGLGGVRIEDDVVVTENGVERLTHSSKDYTVL from the coding sequence ATGGGCAACAACCGAGTCTCCAAACTGCGGAAGGTAGTGCAGGATCAAGGTCTGGACGCGATATTGATCACGAGCGGCATCAACCGCCGCTATTTGAGCGGTTTTACCGGTTCATCCGGCTATGTGCTGATTACGGGCGACGAAAGCTATTTGCTGACCGATTTTCGCTATATGACTCAGGCGTCGGAACAGAGTAAAGGGCTTAAGGTCGTACAGCATGGCCCGAAATTTATCGATACGGTGAGCGAGCTGCTGCCGAAAGGCGGGCAGGTTCGTCTCGGATTCGAGCAGGATCATGTCGCTTACGGCTCCTATGCCTCTTACGCCGAAGCGCTGAAGACGGCGGCCGAACTCGTTCCGGTATCCCAGGCCGTTGAGAAGCTCCGCATGATCAAGGATGAAGACGAGCTGGCCGTGATGAGAAGAGCAGCGGATCTTGCGGACGACACGTTCCGGCACATTCTGAACGTGATCAAGCCGGGCATGACCGAGCGGGACGTCGATCTGGAAATGGAGTTCTACATGCGAAGCCACGGGGCGACCTCATCGTCCTTCGATACGATCGTGGCTTCGGGAGAGCGGTCCGCGATGCCGCATGGCGTTGCGAGTGAGAAAGTAATTCAGACCAATGAATTCGTAACGTTCGATTTCGGTGCGCTGCTGGACGGCTATTGCTCCGATATTACTCGGACGATCGCACTGGGCAGTCCCGATCCGAAGCTGAAGGAAATTTACGACATCGTGCTGGAGGCTCAGCTGTACGCGCTGGAGCATATCAAGCCGGGTATGACCGGCAAGGAATGCGACGCGTTGTCTCGGGATATCATTACCCGTTACGGATACGGCGAGCAGTTCGGACACAGTCTTGGCCATGGCCTGGGCATGGAAGTGCATGAGTGGCCGCGATTGTCCAAGCTCAGCGATGATGTGCTGCAGCCGGGAATGGTCGTCACTGTAGAGCCGGGCATTTACGTTCCGGGACTTGGGGGCGTCCGCATTGAGGATGATGTAGTCGTCACGGAGAACGGCGTCGAGCGATTGACCCATTCGTCCAAGGACTACACAGTATTGTAA
- the spoIIIAF gene encoding stage III sporulation protein AF, which yields MSWLGDWLREIIMIVLLASFVELLLPGKSMERYARLVLSLLVLLTILSPIVSLLKGDAASELSLAFNRSDGGAPGQSKAEDAELARILAEGQKLAAGGRDQSLKLAAQQIAGQMREQIAGETGKRGANVTVTLALANGAGDSAVPVITGVVVKLPAEGVASQGAVPGGPGSSGSVPITVQPVEDIKVELGEGKNGLKETGESPGAAVPAGAVPGEDGSSGGTDAKAVTAMLQKNWSLDPEKITVLSGSGEKL from the coding sequence ATGAGCTGGCTTGGGGATTGGCTGCGGGAAATCATAATGATCGTGCTGCTGGCGTCCTTCGTCGAACTGCTTCTGCCTGGCAAATCGATGGAGCGCTATGCGAGGCTCGTGCTCAGCCTGCTGGTCCTGCTTACGATTCTGAGCCCCATCGTCTCGCTGCTGAAAGGCGATGCGGCTTCCGAGCTCAGCCTGGCCTTCAACCGGTCGGACGGCGGGGCGCCCGGGCAAAGCAAGGCGGAAGACGCCGAGCTTGCGCGTATACTGGCCGAAGGGCAGAAGCTGGCCGCAGGCGGGAGGGACCAGAGCCTGAAGCTTGCGGCGCAGCAGATCGCCGGGCAGATGCGGGAGCAGATTGCCGGCGAGACGGGGAAACGGGGAGCGAATGTGACCGTAACACTCGCCCTTGCGAATGGAGCCGGAGACAGTGCCGTGCCGGTAATCACCGGGGTGGTCGTCAAGCTTCCCGCAGAAGGAGTCGCATCGCAGGGCGCAGTCCCAGGGGGTCCCGGCAGCAGCGGGAGTGTTCCAATCACGGTTCAGCCTGTGGAGGATATCAAGGTCGAGCTCGGCGAAGGGAAGAACGGGCTGAAGGAGACCGGAGAGAGCCCCGGGGCGGCAGTTCCGGCGGGAGCCGTACCGGGTGAAGACGGGAGCTCGGGCGGCACCGACGCCAAAGCGGTAACGGCTATGCTCCAGAAGAACTGGAGTCTGGACCCCGAGAAGATTACCGTGCTGAGCGGCAGTGGCGAGAAGCTGTAG
- a CDS encoding YqhR family membrane protein: protein MGNTVSQRRPKTNPLFFAIETGFFAGLIWGGIQWLLSVFRFTKVIPGYLGEPFFRHKFLVTGAGQLAGYLLFIGFSVLCSIVYVLLFRKIKGPWAGMLYGILWWSVLFLAGSWLFLMQPPFRLPWDSVISEFCLYLLWGLFIGYTAATEYTDERKRESSAGLA from the coding sequence ATGGGCAATACGGTGAGTCAGCGGCGGCCGAAGACGAATCCGCTGTTTTTTGCAATTGAGACGGGTTTTTTTGCAGGCTTGATCTGGGGCGGAATTCAGTGGCTGCTCTCTGTGTTCCGGTTTACGAAGGTGATTCCCGGGTATTTGGGAGAGCCTTTTTTTCGGCATAAATTTCTGGTGACAGGCGCCGGGCAGCTGGCGGGCTATTTGCTGTTCATCGGCTTCTCGGTTCTCTGTTCCATCGTCTATGTTCTCTTATTCCGCAAAATTAAAGGGCCATGGGCGGGGATGCTCTACGGCATTCTTTGGTGGTCCGTTCTCTTTCTGGCAGGCTCCTGGCTCTTTCTGATGCAGCCGCCTTTCCGGCTTCCCTGGGATTCGGTCATCAGCGAGTTCTGCCTGTACCTGTTGTGGGGATTGTTCATCGGCTATACGGCAGCGACCGAATATACGGACGAACGAAAACGGGAGAGCAGCGCGGGATTAGCTTGA
- a CDS encoding aspartate kinase, translated as MSLYVMKFGGSSVGDIERMKRVAKRIADKQDEGHRCVVVVSAMGDTTDDLIDQAKQLSSQLPAREMDMLMTTGEQISIALLSIALNGIGRDAVSYTGWQAGFRTDETHGRARINEIVPGRVLEALEKNKIVIVAGFQGMTNGGEITTLGRGGSDTTAVALAAAIKADVCEIYTDVDGVYSTDPRIVKNARKLTEISYDEMLELANLGAAVLHPRAVEYAKRYQVKLVVRSSFNYNEGTVVKEEASMEQGVAVSGIAYDKNVARISISGVADVPGVLARVFNKLANVGINVDIIVQSGVQNGEADFSFTVSLDEMERAKEVIRQIREELPYREVTSEDNLVKISIVGAGMVSHPGVAAQMFDVISSLGVSIKMVSTSEIKVSCVVESGKLTEIIQALHTAYGLDTDQQVFVGGPQERR; from the coding sequence TTGTCACTTTATGTCATGAAATTCGGAGGCAGCTCCGTCGGAGATATCGAGCGTATGAAGCGGGTCGCCAAACGCATTGCTGACAAGCAGGACGAAGGCCACCGCTGCGTCGTGGTCGTATCCGCCATGGGGGATACCACCGACGACCTGATCGACCAGGCCAAGCAGCTTAGCAGCCAACTGCCGGCGCGCGAAATGGATATGCTGATGACGACGGGAGAGCAAATCTCCATTGCGCTGCTGTCCATCGCCCTGAACGGCATTGGACGCGACGCTGTATCTTATACCGGCTGGCAGGCCGGCTTCCGCACGGACGAGACGCACGGACGGGCGCGGATTAACGAGATTGTCCCCGGTCGGGTGCTGGAAGCGCTGGAGAAGAACAAGATTGTTATCGTCGCCGGTTTCCAGGGAATGACCAATGGCGGCGAGATCACAACGCTTGGACGCGGCGGTTCCGATACGACGGCAGTTGCACTGGCTGCGGCTATCAAAGCCGATGTCTGCGAAATTTATACGGATGTCGACGGGGTTTACTCCACAGACCCGCGCATCGTGAAGAACGCGCGCAAGCTTACGGAGATCTCTTACGACGAAATGCTGGAGCTCGCCAATCTGGGCGCCGCCGTGCTGCATCCGCGCGCGGTGGAATACGCCAAACGGTACCAGGTGAAGCTGGTTGTGCGGTCGAGCTTTAATTATAATGAAGGCACTGTAGTGAAGGAGGAAGCAAGCATGGAGCAGGGAGTGGCCGTTAGCGGCATCGCATATGACAAAAATGTAGCACGCATCAGCATTTCGGGAGTGGCTGACGTTCCCGGCGTTCTGGCCCGGGTGTTCAACAAGCTGGCTAATGTGGGCATTAACGTAGATATCATCGTGCAGAGCGGCGTACAGAATGGGGAAGCGGATTTCTCCTTCACCGTCTCGCTTGACGAAATGGAACGGGCTAAAGAGGTCATCCGTCAGATTCGCGAAGAACTGCCGTACCGCGAGGTAACCTCGGAAGATAATCTGGTCAAAATCTCCATCGTCGGCGCCGGTATGGTCAGCCATCCTGGCGTGGCGGCACAGATGTTCGATGTGATTTCGAGTCTTGGAGTCAGCATCAAAATGGTCAGCACCTCCGAAATCAAGGTTTCCTGCGTCGTGGAATCCGGTAAGCTTACGGAGATCATCCAGGCGCTGCATACGGCGTACGGGCTGGATACCGACCAGCAAGTATTTGTAGGCGGTCCTCAGGAACGCCGCTAA
- the efp gene encoding elongation factor P, with amino-acid sequence MISVNDFKTGLTVEVDGDIFTVLDFQHVKPGKGAAFVRSKLKNLRNGNTVERTFRAGETIGRAIIENRAVQYLYASGSEHVFMDNQTYDQFSLEADQLEWELNFLKENMTVNIVSYQGELLGINLPTSVELKVVESEPSVKGNTAQGATKSAKLETGLTVQVPLFIDENDVLLIDTREGKYISRA; translated from the coding sequence GTGATTTCCGTTAACGATTTTAAGACAGGCCTGACCGTTGAGGTGGACGGCGATATTTTCACGGTGCTGGACTTCCAGCACGTCAAACCGGGTAAAGGCGCGGCGTTCGTCCGCTCCAAGCTGAAGAACCTGCGCAACGGCAACACCGTTGAGCGTACGTTCCGTGCCGGCGAAACGATCGGCCGCGCGATAATCGAGAACCGCGCCGTGCAATATCTGTATGCGAGCGGCTCCGAGCATGTGTTCATGGACAACCAAACCTATGACCAGTTCAGCCTTGAAGCCGATCAGCTCGAATGGGAATTGAACTTCCTCAAGGAGAACATGACGGTGAACATTGTCAGCTACCAGGGCGAGCTTCTCGGCATCAACCTCCCGACCAGCGTGGAGCTTAAGGTTGTGGAATCCGAGCCGAGCGTTAAAGGCAACACTGCTCAGGGCGCAACCAAATCGGCCAAGCTGGAGACCGGCCTGACCGTTCAGGTGCCGCTCTTCATTGACGAGAACGACGTTCTCCTGATCGACACTCGCGAAGGCAAGTATATTTCCCGCGCTTAG
- a CDS encoding YitT family protein, which produces MRGGIGFSLRAGGSSGGFDILGSIITRKRDVPMGTVLFIMDGLVLLTLGFMKSWDSALYAMLCTFVKSRVVDMIHIRHVKLTCFIVTKRKEEMLERLNRLPHGVTVVNAEGGYSHEGNTMLMTVTTRYEISELRKAVISVDPSAFVNVLETVEILGRFKRLA; this is translated from the coding sequence TTGCGGGGGGGCATCGGTTTCTCCCTTCGGGCGGGCGGCTCGTCGGGCGGGTTCGATATTCTGGGGTCAATCATTACGCGTAAAAGAGACGTTCCGATGGGAACGGTTCTGTTCATTATGGACGGATTGGTCCTGCTGACCCTCGGCTTTATGAAAAGCTGGGATTCTGCGCTCTATGCCATGCTGTGTACATTTGTAAAAAGCCGGGTGGTCGATATGATCCATATCCGGCATGTCAAATTAACCTGCTTCATCGTGACTAAACGGAAGGAAGAGATGCTGGAGCGGTTGAATCGGCTTCCCCATGGGGTGACCGTTGTCAACGCGGAGGGGGGTTACAGCCACGAAGGAAACACGATGCTAATGACAGTCACCACGCGTTACGAGATTTCGGAGCTTCGCAAAGCCGTTATCTCCGTCGATCCGAGCGCCTTCGTGAACGTGCTGGAAACGGTGGAAATTCTGGGGAGGTTCAAACGGCTGGCCTAA
- a CDS encoding SpoIIIAH-like family protein, with translation MNGKRQTIWLVSMLSLMVVLSAYYLFTEDSGVSSPKETAGTIQVDSVKNSSGDALPSTADSGAEVSEVTSQNTDSSADPGAAADPNAAADPNAAADPNAAASSEADDPNSPAAGTDNGKSAADSSSEGAKDQTSDSAPAASAKPDSTSADNGKDSASADGSASKSDAAVLNEVASQSASASSLFTNYLYERDQKNLKEQQDLMAKINDMDKSPADSAAAQEQLHQLEEKESKITGIEEKLQQQYSEAIVKEEGNSYKVVVLSSKLDVKQAASIIDLVMKELSVSQDKVSVQHVSEE, from the coding sequence ATGAACGGCAAAAGACAAACAATCTGGTTGGTATCCATGCTCAGCTTGATGGTGGTGCTCTCTGCGTATTATTTGTTCACGGAAGACTCGGGCGTTTCATCGCCCAAGGAGACAGCCGGAACGATTCAGGTGGATTCCGTCAAGAATTCGTCCGGCGACGCCCTTCCATCGACGGCCGACAGCGGCGCGGAAGTCAGCGAAGTGACTTCGCAAAACACGGATTCGTCAGCAGATCCTGGGGCTGCCGCTGATCCGAACGCTGCCGCCGATCCGAACGCTGCTGCTGATCCGAATGCCGCCGCAAGCTCGGAGGCAGACGATCCGAACTCGCCGGCGGCGGGAACGGATAACGGCAAATCCGCCGCAGACTCTTCTTCGGAAGGCGCCAAGGATCAGACTTCCGATTCGGCGCCGGCCGCATCAGCCAAACCGGACAGCACCTCGGCGGACAATGGCAAGGATAGCGCCTCGGCGGACGGCAGCGCGTCAAAGAGCGACGCGGCCGTACTGAATGAAGTCGCCTCGCAAAGCGCGTCGGCCTCCAGCCTGTTCACCAACTATTTGTATGAACGAGATCAGAAGAACCTGAAGGAACAGCAGGATTTGATGGCCAAGATCAACGATATGGACAAATCGCCTGCAGACAGCGCGGCCGCCCAGGAGCAGCTGCACCAGTTGGAAGAGAAGGAGTCCAAGATCACCGGAATCGAAGAAAAGCTTCAGCAGCAGTATAGCGAAGCAATTGTCAAGGAAGAAGGCAACTCCTATAAAGTTGTCGTTCTGAGCAGCAAGCTGGACGTGAAGCAGGCGGCTTCCATCATCGATCTTGTCATGAAAGAGCTGAGCGTATCCCAGGATAAAGTGAGCGTACAGCATGTTTCGGAAGAGTAA